In the genome of Shewanella glacialimarina, one region contains:
- a CDS encoding VWA domain-containing protein: MIHFIRPEWLLGLVPLILLSLLFWRRHQQQSAWKAYIAPHLTRMLISDSAEQSNKPKGLLAFCWIVAVLALAGPAISKQNLPVFATDQGRVLIMDMSYSMYATDLTPNRLSHARFRATDLLSEIKEGETGLIAYAGDAFTISPLTRDNGTLLNLLPTLSPDIMPVRGSNLSSAITLAQQLLAQGGHVTGDIILMTDGVSDQQFNQVYDELKNSRYRLSILAFGSKTGAPIKLSDGQLMRDSSNEVVVAKTDINLLQKLAKKGSGVLIAAQSDGSDIKQLIQWLAEDGQAKATELEGESWQDLGPYLALLLLLPMLLSFKHGVLANLMLPTAWLPLAGLMGLLAFSTGYSKPVQANVWDNLWLTADQQAQQAFDKEEYAKAAANFSQPNWQASAHYKAGNYQQALELFEQDNSAEGLYNQANSLMQLGNFPEAIKRYEQALTLQPDFTEVAENLPVAQELLKQQQSQVNEQDSDQNGEQKNDLQDKDQQQNDQNSQQNSQQNQQQNQDQQNSSQPNDQQQDSQNSSSNSDQSNQDQQGKQSENAEQDKQSKSNETPDEQQSEDSQDKNQQQSSGSQPNDKPNDQAEENADNAQSKSGSSENSTAKDEPAPSNEASMQADTEQSTDAKSSDAKSSDAKSSDAKNAEQSNKPTASATPLEETLDEDGKPINQVISPTTIGQQPLPEDMERALRAINEDPQVLIRNKMQLEYQKRRQQVKEKEQW; this comes from the coding sequence ATGATCCACTTTATCCGCCCAGAGTGGCTATTAGGTTTAGTGCCGCTTATTTTATTAAGCTTGCTATTTTGGCGTCGTCATCAGCAACAATCTGCTTGGAAAGCGTATATTGCGCCGCATCTAACCCGCATGCTAATCAGCGACAGTGCCGAGCAAAGCAATAAGCCTAAGGGGTTACTGGCATTTTGTTGGATTGTTGCAGTATTAGCATTAGCAGGTCCTGCTATCAGCAAACAAAATTTACCTGTATTTGCGACGGATCAAGGTCGAGTGTTGATTATGGACATGTCTTACTCCATGTACGCGACCGATCTAACCCCAAATAGATTATCCCACGCTCGCTTTCGCGCGACGGATTTACTGTCTGAAATAAAAGAAGGTGAAACGGGCTTAATTGCCTACGCCGGTGATGCTTTTACCATTAGCCCTTTGACCCGTGACAATGGCACTTTGCTTAACCTTTTGCCCACATTATCACCGGATATTATGCCTGTAAGAGGCTCTAATTTATCCTCAGCCATCACATTAGCACAGCAGCTTTTAGCCCAAGGAGGCCATGTTACTGGTGATATTATTCTAATGACAGATGGGGTTTCAGATCAGCAATTTAACCAGGTATATGATGAATTAAAAAATAGCCGCTACCGTTTATCAATATTAGCCTTTGGCAGTAAAACCGGTGCCCCTATAAAGCTCTCTGATGGCCAATTAATGCGCGATAGCAGCAATGAAGTGGTGGTCGCTAAAACTGATATTAACTTGCTGCAAAAACTGGCTAAAAAAGGTTCAGGAGTGTTAATTGCAGCGCAGTCAGATGGCAGCGATATCAAACAACTCATTCAATGGCTTGCTGAAGATGGCCAAGCAAAAGCCACTGAACTTGAAGGTGAATCATGGCAAGATTTAGGCCCCTATTTAGCACTATTATTACTGTTACCTATGTTATTAAGCTTTAAACACGGTGTGCTAGCTAACCTTATGTTACCTACTGCCTGGCTACCTTTAGCTGGACTAATGGGTTTGTTAGCCTTCAGTACAGGCTATAGCAAGCCTGTACAGGCAAATGTTTGGGACAATTTATGGCTGACAGCAGATCAACAAGCCCAGCAGGCTTTTGATAAAGAAGAGTATGCCAAAGCGGCGGCAAATTTCAGTCAACCGAATTGGCAGGCTAGCGCCCATTATAAAGCCGGGAACTACCAACAAGCACTTGAACTTTTTGAACAAGATAACAGCGCCGAAGGCTTATATAACCAAGCCAATAGTTTGATGCAGTTAGGCAATTTTCCTGAAGCGATTAAACGCTATGAGCAAGCTTTAACGTTACAACCTGATTTTACTGAGGTAGCAGAAAATCTACCGGTAGCACAAGAATTGCTTAAACAGCAACAATCGCAGGTCAATGAACAAGATAGCGATCAAAATGGTGAGCAGAAAAATGACTTACAGGATAAAGATCAACAACAAAATGATCAAAATAGCCAGCAGAACAGTCAACAAAATCAGCAACAAAATCAGGACCAGCAAAACAGCAGTCAACCAAATGATCAGCAACAAGACTCTCAAAATTCTAGCTCAAACTCTGATCAGTCTAACCAGGACCAACAGGGCAAGCAGTCTGAGAATGCTGAGCAGGATAAACAATCTAAAAGTAATGAAACACCTGACGAACAACAGTCTGAAGATAGCCAAGACAAAAACCAGCAACAATCATCTGGCAGTCAACCCAATGATAAGCCTAATGATCAAGCAGAAGAAAATGCCGATAACGCTCAGTCTAAATCAGGCTCTTCAGAAAACTCAACCGCAAAAGATGAACCTGCACCAAGTAATGAAGCCAGTATGCAAGCCGATACTGAGCAAAGTACGGATGCTAAAAGTTCGGATGCTAAAAGTTCGGATGCTAAAAGTTCGGATGCTAAAAATGCTGAGCAATCAAATAAGCCAACGGCTTCAGCAACACCTTTAGAAGAAACATTAGATGAGGATGGCAAGCCTATAAATCAGGTTATTAGCCCAACAACGATAGGCCAACAACCATTGCCAGAAGATATGGAAAGAGCATTAAGAGCAATAAATGAGGATCCACAAGTATTGATCCGCAATAAAATGCAATTGGAATATCAAAAACGTCGTCAACAGGTCAAGGAAAAAGAACAGTGGTAA
- a CDS encoding DUF4381 domain-containing protein yields the protein MLPILINSIIASAAAPAAVANQGVSPLAQMHDILLPNMVSSMPIAPGYWLLLVLSILILSWMIGKILKQRRYHAPRKTALKILQSMDSTADNFASEVNSLLKRTAMTYLPRQSLAHLNGQPWFSWLDQRLPKTKQHLIGTLLVKRHQAKGLTLEDNQQLLMLASLWLANKHPFEPISIEDTDKQHKQEAAC from the coding sequence ATGTTACCTATTTTAATTAACTCAATCATAGCGTCGGCAGCCGCACCTGCCGCGGTGGCCAACCAAGGTGTTTCGCCTTTAGCTCAAATGCATGACATTTTATTGCCTAACATGGTTTCATCTATGCCAATCGCACCAGGCTATTGGCTATTACTTGTGCTATCTATCCTAATACTGAGCTGGATGATTGGTAAAATTCTCAAGCAACGTCGTTATCACGCGCCCCGAAAAACCGCGCTGAAAATATTACAATCAATGGACAGTACAGCAGATAACTTTGCTTCAGAGGTTAATAGCTTACTAAAACGAACCGCAATGACCTATTTGCCAAGGCAATCACTGGCACATTTAAATGGTCAACCGTGGTTTAGTTGGCTAGATCAACGTTTACCAAAAACCAAACAGCATCTTATAGGTACGTTATTAGTCAAACGCCACCAGGCTAAAGGGCTCACACTTGAAGATAATCAGCAGTTATTAATGCTGGCGAGTCTGTGGCTAGCCAATAAACATCCCTTTGAGCCTATCAGCATTGAAGATACTGATAAACAGCATAAGCAGGAGGCTGCATGTTAA
- the putP gene encoding sodium/proline symporter PutP: MEIQAPILITFIGYLAVMMGIGFWAYKKTESVDDYILGGRKMGPAVTALSVGASDMSGWLLLGLPGAVYLGGLGEAWIGFGLVFGAWLNWLFVAKRLRIYTELADNSLTLPDFFEHRFNDNHGVLKLVSAVTILIFFTFYASSGMVGGAILFEKVFGLDYTLALVIGSVIIVSYTFVGGFFAVSWTDFFQGCLMLIALIIVPVAIFNHSDTQANMDSLDPAMLTFVGDKTTVIGLVSLLAWGLGYFGQPHILSRFMAIGSAKDLRLSRRIAMSWMIVALIGALATGIAGTLYFAQSPLDNPETVFIHLARAAFNPWVGGLLIAAILSAIMSTIDSQLLVCSSVITEDFYRKWLRPQASSKELMLVGRIGVISIALIAGIIALDPQSSVLGLVSYAWAGFGAAFGPVVILSLFWKGFSRNGAIATILVGAVTVVAWEQLKGGIFDLYEIIPGFFFATIFGVVFSKLFPPSTEVQGQFNAFEQNLQSQK; the protein is encoded by the coding sequence ATGGAAATTCAAGCACCTATTTTAATCACTTTCATAGGCTATCTAGCCGTTATGATGGGGATCGGTTTTTGGGCATATAAGAAAACCGAATCTGTCGATGATTACATTCTCGGCGGTCGCAAGATGGGCCCAGCAGTTACCGCATTAAGTGTCGGCGCTTCCGACATGTCTGGTTGGCTGTTACTTGGCCTGCCAGGCGCTGTTTATTTAGGTGGGCTAGGTGAAGCCTGGATTGGCTTTGGTTTAGTATTTGGCGCATGGCTTAACTGGCTATTTGTCGCAAAACGCTTACGAATTTATACTGAACTTGCAGATAACTCCCTCACCCTACCCGACTTTTTCGAACATAGATTTAACGATAATCATGGTGTCCTTAAGTTGGTCTCAGCGGTGACCATTTTAATATTCTTCACCTTCTATGCATCATCTGGCATGGTGGGCGGCGCCATTCTATTTGAAAAAGTCTTTGGCCTTGATTACACCCTAGCCTTGGTCATTGGCTCGGTAATTATTGTGTCATACACCTTTGTTGGCGGTTTTTTTGCCGTCAGCTGGACAGACTTTTTCCAGGGCTGTTTAATGCTAATTGCGTTAATTATTGTACCTGTCGCCATATTTAATCACTCCGACACTCAGGCAAACATGGACAGTTTAGATCCTGCTATGCTGACATTTGTGGGTGATAAAACCACAGTTATTGGCCTAGTGTCATTACTGGCCTGGGGACTTGGCTATTTTGGTCAACCACATATCCTATCTCGCTTTATGGCGATTGGCAGTGCGAAAGATTTACGTTTATCAAGACGTATTGCCATGAGTTGGATGATTGTTGCATTAATTGGTGCACTGGCAACCGGCATTGCAGGTACATTATATTTCGCCCAATCACCTTTAGACAATCCTGAAACCGTGTTTATTCACTTAGCCCGTGCAGCGTTTAATCCGTGGGTGGGTGGTTTACTTATTGCGGCTATTCTATCGGCCATAATGAGCACGATTGATTCGCAACTATTGGTTTGTTCAAGTGTGATAACGGAAGATTTTTACCGTAAATGGCTACGCCCTCAAGCCAGCAGTAAAGAATTAATGTTAGTGGGTCGAATTGGCGTTATTAGTATCGCACTTATCGCAGGTATTATTGCCCTTGACCCACAAAGCAGCGTATTAGGCCTAGTCAGTTACGCATGGGCAGGTTTTGGTGCTGCATTTGGTCCTGTGGTGATTCTATCGCTTTTCTGGAAAGGATTTAGCCGTAACGGTGCAATTGCAACAATATTAGTCGGTGCGGTAACCGTTGTAGCTTGGGAGCAATTAAAAGGTGGGATTTTCGATTTATATGAAATTATTCCTGGCTTCTTTTTCGCGACTATCTTTGGGGTTGTATTTAGTAAATTATTCCCACCATCGACTGAAGTGCAAGGCCAGTTCAATGCATTTGAACAAAACCTACAAAGCCAGAAATAG
- a CDS encoding AAA family ATPase has product MPLSRFHSLRTYLDTVILGQPVLTENLLIALVANGHLLVEGPPGLAKTRAVKALCDGVEGEFHRIQFTPDLLPADLTGTDIYRQQTGTFEFEAGPIFHNLILADEINRAPAKVQSALLEAMAEGQVTVGKTSYPLPKLFLVMATQNPLENEGTYPLPEAQLDRFLMHINLDYPNAETECLILRQSRKEAISHQLPTTEPVAQADVFAARDQALEIYLADPLEQYIVEIVMATRQPERYSPELAKWLEYGVSPRATISLERCARARAWLYGRDYVSPEDIQAVAPNVLRHRLLLSYQAQAEGITADRVIDTILSQVAVP; this is encoded by the coding sequence ATGCCTTTAAGCCGATTTCATTCTTTAAGAACTTATCTCGACACTGTTATTTTAGGTCAACCTGTGTTGACTGAAAATCTTTTAATTGCCTTAGTAGCTAATGGTCACTTACTGGTTGAAGGCCCTCCAGGCCTAGCTAAAACCCGCGCAGTTAAAGCTCTGTGTGATGGGGTTGAAGGTGAGTTTCATCGTATTCAATTTACACCAGATTTATTGCCAGCAGATTTAACCGGTACTGACATTTATCGCCAGCAAACTGGCACATTTGAATTTGAAGCAGGTCCTATTTTTCATAACTTGATTCTAGCTGATGAAATAAATCGCGCCCCGGCTAAGGTGCAATCAGCCTTATTAGAAGCCATGGCAGAAGGTCAAGTCACGGTAGGTAAAACCAGTTACCCTTTACCAAAACTGTTTTTAGTGATGGCAACCCAAAACCCGTTAGAAAATGAAGGGACTTATCCATTACCCGAAGCTCAGTTAGATCGTTTCTTAATGCACATTAATCTGGATTACCCAAATGCAGAAACTGAGTGCCTTATTTTACGTCAGTCACGTAAAGAAGCGATTAGTCATCAACTGCCGACAACTGAGCCTGTTGCGCAGGCCGATGTATTTGCCGCACGGGATCAAGCACTAGAAATTTACCTTGCTGACCCCCTTGAGCAATACATTGTTGAAATCGTTATGGCAACCCGTCAGCCTGAACGATACAGCCCTGAATTGGCTAAATGGTTAGAGTATGGCGTTAGTCCACGTGCCACTATTTCATTAGAACGCTGCGCCCGTGCAAGAGCTTGGCTTTATGGCCGTGATTATGTATCACCAGAAGATATTCAAGCCGTCGCGCCTAATGTGCTACGTCACCGTCTATTGTTAAGCTATCAAGCGCAAGCCGAAGGCATAACAGCAGATCGCGTTATTGACACCATTTTGTCTCAAGTAGCAGTACCTTAA
- a CDS encoding sigma-70 family RNA polymerase sigma factor, with protein sequence MFEILRKKKSDPTVLSDMVNKQRRYDSLVRALHTDIFRYAYWLCGNKHVAEDITQETFLRAWRALDSLKDDKAAKAWLITILRRENARRFERKQFDYSDVEQELLEDVISSSTEDETEQYWLRRQIGKLDLEYREPLLLQLIGGFSGDEIAEMLELNRNTVMTRLFRARNQLKDALDSPEVRGQSNG encoded by the coding sequence ATGTTTGAAATTCTGCGAAAGAAAAAGTCCGACCCTACGGTCTTATCTGACATGGTAAATAAACAAAGACGTTACGATAGCCTTGTCAGGGCACTTCATACCGACATTTTCCGTTATGCCTATTGGTTATGCGGTAATAAACATGTGGCTGAAGATATCACTCAAGAAACCTTTTTAAGGGCATGGCGTGCGTTAGATTCTTTAAAAGATGATAAAGCCGCAAAAGCCTGGCTTATCACTATTTTACGTAGGGAAAATGCCCGACGTTTTGAGCGTAAGCAGTTTGATTACAGTGATGTAGAACAAGAGCTACTTGAAGATGTTATCTCTAGTAGCACTGAAGATGAAACCGAGCAATATTGGCTACGCAGGCAAATCGGCAAACTTGATTTAGAATATCGTGAACCTTTGTTATTACAGCTCATTGGTGGATTTAGCGGAGATGAAATCGCCGAGATGCTTGAATTAAATCGCAACACGGTAATGACACGATTATTTCGTGCCAGAAACCAATTAAAAGATGCATTAGACAGCCCAGAAGTAAGAGGTCAATCAAATGGATGA
- a CDS encoding BatD family protein — translation MVIRILLSLILIVLAPSVMALTQVEASIDKNPVSEGEYFVLNISADDDLNAGALDTSSLLDNFIVGRTSVGRSTQMINFSTTKETRWQVLLSPKYTGKVTIPAFTIGGVSSSPITLQVNPAGSQPQESQNLYIEVSTNVDEAYVGQLINYKVKLYLAVELQRGVLGAPVVQGAQIKQIGEDTDSTEIVNGRRFRVIERNYGIVAGLPGEIIINGATFSGDVLIETQNRGGMFGFNESIPMQTEAERKVIQINSYPPSYQGEWLVSDLVSLREVWPDDKTTFEAGSPITRTISLIAINVDEHSLPELAMPATEGMKIYPEKPLRQTGIRDGQVISQYSLTAAMVPTKPGTYTLPEIKVPWWNIQLKQQEYAILPAKTITVIAGQMADNALLITPQAQSNNSADYWPWLTGLFAALWLITLVLWRKAAGRSHQNQAGDTTITARPTTNMANLAAIVDACDRNNVSDVIGTLQQYFSAILKRKVTLAEISQLSTLLSQAISVLQSGRYSQHTTPVNKKQLIDAIQSYQPNSNKQTDSIIAKLNP, via the coding sequence GTGGTAATTCGAATTTTATTAAGCCTAATACTTATTGTTTTGGCCCCTTCGGTTATGGCGCTCACTCAAGTAGAAGCCAGTATCGACAAAAATCCGGTGAGTGAAGGTGAATACTTTGTGTTGAACATCAGCGCCGATGACGATCTCAATGCCGGCGCATTAGATACATCTTCATTACTGGATAACTTTATTGTTGGTCGCACAAGTGTGGGCAGAAGTACTCAAATGATAAACTTCAGCACTACCAAAGAAACTCGATGGCAAGTGCTGTTATCACCTAAATATACCGGTAAGGTGACTATTCCAGCGTTCACTATCGGCGGAGTAAGTTCATCGCCAATTACCCTGCAGGTTAACCCAGCAGGAAGTCAGCCTCAAGAATCTCAAAATTTGTATATTGAAGTCAGCACTAATGTTGATGAAGCCTACGTTGGTCAGTTAATTAACTACAAGGTAAAACTCTATTTAGCCGTAGAATTGCAACGCGGTGTACTGGGTGCCCCTGTCGTCCAAGGTGCACAAATAAAACAAATTGGTGAAGATACCGACAGCACTGAAATCGTCAATGGTCGCCGCTTTAGAGTGATTGAGCGCAACTACGGTATTGTTGCAGGCTTACCTGGTGAAATTATTATTAACGGTGCAACTTTTTCTGGTGATGTATTAATTGAAACACAAAACCGTGGCGGCATGTTTGGTTTTAATGAAAGCATTCCGATGCAAACTGAAGCCGAGCGGAAAGTGATTCAAATAAATAGCTACCCACCGAGTTATCAAGGTGAGTGGTTAGTGAGTGATTTAGTGTCCTTACGCGAAGTATGGCCCGATGATAAAACCACCTTTGAAGCAGGCAGCCCCATTACTCGAACCATCAGCTTAATTGCCATTAATGTTGATGAACATAGCCTCCCCGAGCTGGCAATGCCTGCGACAGAAGGAATGAAGATTTATCCTGAGAAGCCGTTACGCCAAACGGGTATTCGTGATGGACAAGTGATTTCGCAATACAGCTTAACTGCCGCTATGGTACCTACTAAACCGGGCACTTATACCCTGCCAGAAATAAAAGTACCTTGGTGGAATATTCAATTAAAGCAGCAGGAATATGCCATTTTACCTGCCAAAACCATTACCGTTATCGCAGGGCAAATGGCCGATAATGCACTACTGATTACGCCCCAAGCTCAATCTAACAATAGCGCGGATTACTGGCCATGGTTGACCGGATTATTTGCAGCACTATGGTTAATCACTTTAGTGTTATGGCGAAAAGCCGCAGGCCGAAGTCATCAAAATCAGGCTGGTGACACAACAATCACCGCACGTCCGACAACGAATATGGCTAACTTAGCAGCCATAGTGGATGCCTGCGATCGTAATAATGTCAGCGATGTGATAGGCACGCTGCAACAGTATTTTTCAGCGATATTGAAGCGTAAAGTCACTTTGGCGGAAATTAGTCAGCTTTCAACATTACTTTCACAAGCAATTAGCGTTTTGCAATCCGGCCGCTACAGCCAACATACAACCCCTGTGAATAAAAAACAGCTTATTGATGCAATCCAATCATATCAACCTAATAGCAATAAACAGACTGATTCAATCATAGCTAAACTGAATCCTTAA
- a CDS encoding vWA domain-containing protein produces the protein MLSATWPLVFILLPLPLFFRQTKIVDQGGHLQLPGVGHAIKNQSQQTVKRSRKLYWLMWVCLLCAVARPQWLGEPIELPSKGRDLMMAVDLSGSMQIEDMVIDGKIVDRFTLIQHVLADFIERRKGDRLGLILFADHAYLQAPLTQDRRSVAKFLTDAQIGLVGKQTAIGEAIALAVKRFEMVDESNRVLVLLTDGSNNAGNIEPEMAAEIAAKRNITIYTVGVGAELLERRTIFGKERINPSMDLDETQLQKLADMTNGQYFRARNSEDLAKIYQTIDTLEPVSRDQLSYRPKKELFYWPLLMSLLLSILISAQQHFQTGLVLPSFKRGGKIE, from the coding sequence ATGTTAAGTGCCACTTGGCCTTTGGTGTTTATTTTATTGCCATTGCCGTTATTTTTTAGACAAACAAAAATCGTCGACCAAGGTGGACACCTGCAACTTCCCGGTGTCGGTCACGCCATCAAAAACCAAAGCCAACAAACGGTAAAACGCTCACGCAAATTATATTGGCTAATGTGGGTATGTTTATTGTGTGCAGTAGCAAGGCCCCAATGGCTGGGCGAGCCGATTGAGTTACCGTCCAAAGGTCGTGATTTAATGATGGCTGTTGATTTATCAGGCAGCATGCAAATTGAAGACATGGTGATTGATGGCAAAATCGTCGACCGTTTCACCTTAATTCAGCATGTGTTAGCCGACTTTATTGAACGTCGCAAAGGCGATCGCCTCGGATTAATATTATTTGCTGATCACGCTTATTTACAAGCGCCACTGACCCAAGATAGACGCTCGGTGGCAAAGTTTTTAACCGATGCACAAATTGGTTTAGTCGGCAAACAAACGGCTATTGGCGAAGCCATCGCATTAGCGGTAAAACGATTTGAAATGGTTGATGAAAGTAATCGGGTGCTGGTGTTGTTAACTGACGGTTCAAACAATGCTGGCAATATTGAGCCCGAAATGGCAGCAGAAATAGCTGCAAAAAGAAACATTACTATTTATACCGTAGGTGTTGGCGCCGAGTTACTTGAGCGCCGTACTATTTTTGGTAAAGAGCGCATTAACCCATCAATGGATTTAGACGAAACTCAGTTACAAAAGCTAGCCGATATGACCAATGGGCAGTATTTTCGCGCTAGAAACAGTGAAGATCTGGCAAAAATTTATCAGACCATAGATACATTAGAGCCGGTTAGCCGCGATCAATTAAGTTATCGCCCGAAGAAAGAATTATTCTATTGGCCTTTATTAATGTCTCTATTGCTCAGTATCTTAATTAGTGCCCAGCAACACTTTCAAACTGGTCTGGTATTACCTTCATTTAAGCGTGGGGGCAAAATAGAATGA
- a CDS encoding DUF3379 domain-containing protein, with the protein MDDLQFRRQAYGDPNTQSDDFLQHIANNSADAKLVKDLQALDDRLTQALNIPVPDDLADKLILRQQLNQHHQTQKRTRYLMAMAASIAFVVGVSFSMLRFTPIDLSENALAHVYHETKALQMEQNIGFNDVNFKLASLSGLQQSKFIQQPGRVFYTAYCDFQGVKSLHLVMQDENGHKVTLFIVPAENRLTLDEAFADAKYKGQGFKFAGTYMLLVGEQQSDLNYIKREIEQTFI; encoded by the coding sequence ATGGATGATCTACAATTTCGTCGCCAAGCTTATGGCGATCCCAATACTCAGTCAGATGACTTTTTGCAGCATATCGCAAATAACTCAGCTGATGCGAAATTGGTTAAAGATTTACAAGCACTTGATGATCGACTAACACAAGCGCTTAATATTCCGGTACCTGATGACCTAGCGGACAAGTTAATACTGCGTCAACAGCTAAACCAACATCATCAAACCCAAAAACGTACTCGCTATTTAATGGCGATGGCGGCGTCTATTGCGTTTGTTGTTGGGGTTAGCTTCAGTATGCTACGTTTTACCCCAATTGATTTATCTGAAAATGCTTTAGCCCATGTTTACCATGAAACCAAAGCGCTACAGATGGAACAAAACATCGGTTTTAATGACGTAAACTTCAAGTTAGCCAGTCTATCAGGCCTACAACAGTCTAAATTTATTCAGCAGCCAGGAAGAGTCTTCTATACTGCCTACTGCGATTTTCAAGGGGTTAAATCTTTGCATTTGGTTATGCAAGATGAAAATGGTCACAAAGTAACCTTATTTATTGTGCCAGCAGAGAATAGATTAACCCTAGATGAGGCCTTTGCCGATGCAAAATACAAAGGACAAGGATTCAAATTTGCCGGAACCTATATGCTACTTGTCGGTGAACAGCAATCTGATCTAAATTACATTAAACGCGAAATTGAGCAAACGTTTATCTAA
- a CDS encoding DUF58 domain-containing protein: protein MSTAELSLPLFSDGINLNEQELIACQSLSHVVADRKTRTKAAMAGHRASLVKGRGMEFAEVRHYQNGDDVRSIDWRVTARTGVAHTKLFIEERERPILLLVDLSHSLYFGSQLLLQAVQAAHVATTIAWSAVKHGDKLGALIASETTHLELKPRSRRQGMLQLSSGLIDVHQKQLNQFDNLPQDPEHMFKACQRLQRIAKPGSLVWIITDGHHFSPQCLAPLTQLKRHCDIGAFVITDPLRQGTLNLPKQFAFPVRDGKQQLTLTRDSYQKWLVEQQVAQQGFVQLMKQLNVQPKFIDAGKPLSEQLELLR, encoded by the coding sequence ATGAGCACAGCAGAATTATCACTGCCGTTATTTAGTGATGGCATAAACTTGAACGAGCAGGAGTTAATTGCCTGCCAAAGCTTGTCGCATGTTGTAGCTGACCGTAAAACACGCACAAAAGCGGCTATGGCTGGTCATAGGGCAAGTTTAGTCAAGGGCCGCGGTATGGAGTTTGCTGAGGTACGTCATTATCAAAATGGTGATGATGTGCGCTCTATTGACTGGCGAGTTACCGCGCGTACTGGCGTGGCTCACACCAAATTGTTTATTGAAGAACGCGAACGCCCTATCCTATTACTAGTCGATTTAAGCCACAGTTTATATTTTGGTTCACAATTATTATTACAAGCGGTTCAGGCTGCCCACGTGGCCACAACCATAGCATGGAGTGCGGTAAAGCATGGTGATAAACTCGGTGCATTAATTGCCAGTGAAACAACCCATTTAGAGCTCAAGCCCCGTAGCCGTAGACAAGGCATGTTACAACTGTCATCAGGTTTAATTGATGTGCATCAAAAACAGCTCAATCAATTTGATAATTTGCCGCAAGACCCCGAACATATGTTCAAAGCTTGCCAGCGATTACAGCGGATAGCAAAACCGGGCTCTTTAGTATGGATCATTACCGATGGTCACCATTTCAGTCCGCAATGCCTTGCGCCGCTAACACAGCTAAAACGTCACTGTGATATCGGTGCATTTGTAATAACAGATCCGCTTCGCCAGGGGACACTGAATTTGCCTAAGCAGTTTGCTTTTCCGGTACGTGATGGCAAGCAGCAATTAACATTAACCCGCGACAGCTATCAAAAATGGTTAGTAGAGCAGCAAGTTGCCCAACAAGGCTTTGTGCAATTAATGAAGCAACTTAATGTACAACCTAAGTTTATCGATGCAGGTAAACCACTGAGTGAACAATTGGAATTATTACGCTAA